The sequence AAAGCTTATCTCTCTTCTTTACACCCTTTGTGTAGCCCTCTATGTCAAATTCTTTTAGTCTTGTCTCTAACTCTCCTCTAACTTCAACACCCTGTTCCATCTTAATACCCCACTGTTTTGGATTTTAGGTAAACCGCTATGGAGTTTAGTATTAATGTTATAACAAAGAGCATAAAGCCTGCGGCAAATATGGATAGATACTCAAAAGAGCCAAAAGGTAGGTCTCCAAGAGCCACCTGCACTATGTATCCTGTTATGGTTTGAACTGGCTCAAGGGGGTTGGCGGTTATCTGAGGATACATGCCAGCTGCCACTGCCACCACCATGGTCTCACCTATTGCCCTTGAAAATCCAAGAAGGTAGGCGGAAAGCACCCCAGACTTTGCTGCAGGAAGCACTACAAACAGAGCTGTCCTTAGCTTAGAAGCTCCAAGAGAGTAGGATGCCTCTCTTAGGTATTGTGGGACACCCTTAAAGGCATCCTCTATCATGGATGCGGTATAGGGAAGTATCATTATTCCTATGACTATACCAGGGGCTAGGGCGTTCATACCTTCCACGTATATACCAAAGGGTTCAAGAAGTTTGCTAAGTATGGGGGTGACGAACAATAGGGCAAAATAGCCATAAACCACTGTGGGAACTGCCTCAAGAAAGTCAAGCCAGGGCTTTACCGTTTCTCTAACCTTCCAGCTGGCGTATTCACTGAGGTATATGGCTACCACTAACCCAAGAGGAATAGAAACCAACATGGATATAAAAGCAATCATAAAGGTGCCGTTAATTAGGGGCCATATACCTATCTGCTTATTGTAGAAAGTGGGAGTCCACTGGGTTTCTGTAAAGAACCTTATAAGTGAAGTGGGAAAGCCACCCCCTTCGGGGTGGGTGAAGAACCTTATAGTGTCTACCAGCAAGACCCAGACTATGCCAAAGGTTATGAGGATAGACACAGCCCCCATAAGCATCAAGAAAAGATACAGGGCTATGTCTATTGCCTTTTTAACTCCTATGGAGAGTGTCATTGCCTGGCTTCCCTCTTGAGAAGTTCATCTATGGTAAGACCAACCTGTGGTTCACCACCAAAGACGGTGCCTACCACTCTTTTTCTGAACCTTTCCTCTGCCATTCTGTAAGCCCTGTCAGGAAGAGCTATGTATCCCACTTGTCTGGCTATCCTGCCTGCGTTTTTGAGATAAAACTCTACGAACTCCCTTACCTCAGGTCTTTCCTCCACAGCCTTTGCGTTTACATATATAAAGAGTGGTCTGGAGAGTGGTTGATATGTGCCGTTTTGGACTGTTTGATATGTGGGTGCAACGCACTGACCAGTCTTGGGATTCTTTATCTGTATAGCCTTCACCTTACCCTTGTTCTCTTCCACATAGGCAAGTCCAAAGTAGCAGAGAGCACCCCTTTCCCTTCGGGCAAATTGCACAAGCACATTGTCGTCTTCAGATGCAAGGTAGTCACCTCTTGAAGCCCTTGCCTTACCCACTATTGCTTCTGTAAAGTAGTCAAAGGTTCCAGAGTCAGAACCAGGTCCACAAAGCTTTATTTCCACTCTGGGCCACTTGGGGTCAAGGTCTGACCACATGAACTTTTTGCCCTGGGATTCAGGCTTCCATATTTCTCTTAGCTGTTCCACCGTCATGCAGGTTGCCCAGTTGTTTCTTGGGTTTACCACCACCGCAAGACCGTCATAGGCTATAGGAAGTTCAATATACTGAATGCCGTTCCTTCTGCATTCTTCCATTTCCCTTGCAAGTATGGGTCTTGAGGCGTTGGATATGTCCGTTTCGCCTCTGCAGAACTTCTTAAAGCCACCACCTGTGCCAGATATGCCCACGGTGACCTTTACCGCACCCCTCTTTGCCTTTTGGAACTCTTCCGCTATACCCTCTGTTAAGGGGTAAACGGTGGAAGAGCCGTCAATCCTGATTATCTGCTGTGCCTTTGCAGGCACGGACAAGAGAGCCAAAGCTCCCATTGAGAGGACAGCACTCTGCAACATCCTCTTTCTCATTTTACCACCTCCTTAGAGATTTTGCTATAAGTTTACAGATTAATTGTTAAGATTTCGTTAAGATGCTCCACAAAAAGGACGCTTCCTCTGTGGGGCTTTATGGCTCTCTTCTAAGGGACATAAGAATTTGTTAAGGAGAGACCTATGAGATAAATTCTTATACTATGCAGGAGCTTATCTTTGAGAAGGGCATAAAGCATACTGCGCACGGGCTTAACTTTTATATGACCTACTTTGACGATATTGCAAGGGTTCTACCGAGGGAAGCCTACTGTTTTATAGTGGGTGGTTGGGTAAGAGATAGGTTTCTGGGTGAGCCTGTGGGATACCATATAGATGTAGACCTTTTGGTAACCTGCGACCCAAGAGAAACCGCCAAAAAGCTCGCAGAGAGGATAGGTGGCTCTTACTTTGAATTTGAGAAAAAGGGACTGCTTAGGAGACCTACCATAGCGACGGTGGTTTTGAGAATTCCACCCTACAAGTATCGTTTTGACTTTGCTCAGATAAAGGGTAGAGACTTAGAAAAGGCTCTGGTGGAAGACCTGCTCTCAAGAGACTTTACCGCCAATGCTATGGCGGTTAGCATAGATGATGTGCTTAGCATAGGTGCAAAGCAAACCCTAATATACGACCCAGCTCATGGTGTAGAGGACTTAGAGCAGGGGCTTTTGAGACCCATCTCCCTCAAAAACCTTGAAGAAGACCCAGTAAGGATACTACGGGGCTTTCGCCTTGCGGTAGAAAAGAATCTGGAGCTTACCGAAGATTTTTACGAGTTTGTAAAGAAAAAGAAGCATCTTGTAAAGAAGGCACCAGCAGAGAGGATAAATCTTGAGCTTTTCAAAATCCTTAGACATCCTAAAAGCTATAGGGTGCTCAAAGACCTGTATGCGTATGGAGTTTTGCAGGAGCTTTTCCCAGACACAGACCGTTGGAAGGAGATAAGAGACCAGGGGGAGCATCATATATACCCTCTTGAAGAGCATGTCTTTAGAGTGTTGGAAGCCCTTGAAAGGGTCATTCAAGAAAGAGACAGATACCTGCCTGCGGAGCTTTTGGAAAACTTTGGAAAAATGGAAGTGCATGGGGAATTTTCTGACATTGAGCTACTTAAACTTTCCGCACTCTTTCATGACCTTGCAAAGCCTCACACCTTTGAAATTAGAGAGGGGAAAATAACCTTTTACAACCATGATAAACTGGGTGCGGAGCTGGTAAGGAGCTATGGCAAAACCTATAAGTGGGGTGAACTTGCGGTAGAGTTTGTGGCAAAGCTTGTGAGAGAGCATCTAAGACCCTTTTACCTAAGGGAGTCTCTTTTTAAGGGTCAGCTCACAGACAGAGGAAGGGCGAACTTTTGGAGAGAGTGTGGAGACATAGCAGGTCATCTCTTTTTGCATGCCATTGCGGACGCTATGGGTAGTGGCGACCAAGAGGCGGAGATAAAGAAACTTCTTGAGACTATACATGACTTGGTAAGCTTTAAAAGAGAAAAACTTTCAAAAGTCCCAATGAAAGCCCTGCTTGATGGAAGGGAGATAATGCAGACCCTTGGTATAGCTCAGGGTCCTCTTGTGGGAAAGCTCAAGAAAGCTCTTGAGGAAGCCCAGTTGGAGGGTAAGGTAAAGACCAAAGAGGAAGCCCTTGAGTTTATAAAGGCTTACTATAAAAGCCTGAAAGAAGAAGCATAGCCTTGTGGATAAGAAGAGGCTCGTATATGCCAAGCTCCTCAAAGAGCCATCCATCGCCACCGGTTAGCACAAGACTAAGGCTCTTGCCATAGGCTTTTTGCCATTCTTTCAAACATCCCTCAAGGAAATGAAAATACTGCCTATAAAACCCACCGAGAATTGCAGTCTCTGTATCTTTGCCTATGGTGGCTATGGTCTTTTTTAACTCTAACTTTGGAATTAACTCCGCCCTTTGAGAAAGGCATTCAAGCCCAGTGCCCACACCAAGAGTTATAAAGCCACCTTGAAATACACCATCTATCGCCAAGTCTAAGACTACCGCAGTGCCAAAGCTGGCTACCACTACGTCCTTTGAAAAGAGCTGGACCGCTCCGTAAAGGTTGAGCAATCTGTCTATGCCCACTCTCTCCTTTCCCTCAAAGGCACTTTGAAGTGGCACATCCTCCGCCCCTATAAACCTCGCATGGGGGTATTTTTCAAGGATAGTGTTGTTCGCCGAGGGTTTGACAGAGGACACGAGCACAAGGTCTGCACTCAAGAGTGGCACATCCTTATGACTGTGTTTACCCACATACTTCAAAGAACCCTCAAAGAGGCACACGTCCACTGAGGTATTTCCCACATCAAGGGTTAAAACTCTCACATCTTGCACCCTCTTTGGAGGCTCGGAGCGTTATATACCTTGAGTTTATACCCTCCTCTTTGAAGGCTTGAACCATGGCAGAGCCCACCTTTTCCGCCTCGTCAATACACAGACTTGCCACAGAAGGACCCGCACCGCTCAGAAAGACCGCCAAAGCACCAGCCTCGTAAGCCCTCTGGAGCACTTTCCAAAAGCCTGGTATTAGCTCAGACCTGTAGGGTTGATGAAGTTTGTCCTTAACTGCCTCTTTCAAAAGCTCAAAGCTCCTCGTAAGAATTGCACCCACAAAAAGAGCAGACCTTTGCAGGTTAAAGACCGCATCCTTTATAGATACCTCTTTTCTTAGCACCTCTCTTGCCCTCTGGGTGGAAAGCTCAAAGTCTGGCACACATACCACTACCTTTAGCTCCTCTGGGAAGTCAAGCCTTAGAAACCTAACACCCTCCTCAGAGCTTACACACACCACAAAGCCACCAAGAAAGGCAGGAAGTAGGTTGTCCGGATGTGGCTCAAACTCAAAGGCAACCTTTAGCTTTTCCTCAAGACTTAGACTAATGCCATGTAAAGACTCAAAGGCTAAGATGCCACCCACTATGGCAGTGGCAGAAGAGCCAAGCCCTCTTGCGGTAGGGACTCGGTTTACCTGCCTGAGTTTAAAAGGCTTTTCCTCAAGAGCAAACACCTTACAGGCTCTTTTGTAAACTCTTACAAACAGATTGCTCTCGTCTTTTGGCAGACTTACACCCTCACCTTCTATCTCTATGGTATATACCTTAGAAGGCTCTATATAGAACTCGTTATACAGGCTGAGGGCAAGACCAAAGGCATCAAAACCAGAACCAAAGTTGCTGGT comes from Aquificaceae bacterium and encodes:
- the thrB gene encoding homoserine kinase codes for the protein MLRLLVPASTSNFGSGFDAFGLALSLYNEFYIEPSKVYTIEIEGEGVSLPKDESNLFVRVYKRACKVFALEEKPFKLRQVNRVPTARGLGSSATAIVGGILAFESLHGISLSLEEKLKVAFEFEPHPDNLLPAFLGGFVVCVSSEEGVRFLRLDFPEELKVVVCVPDFELSTQRAREVLRKEVSIKDAVFNLQRSALFVGAILTRSFELLKEAVKDKLHQPYRSELIPGFWKVLQRAYEAGALAVFLSGAGPSVASLCIDEAEKVGSAMVQAFKEEGINSRYITLRASKEGARCESFNP
- a CDS encoding HDIG domain-containing metalloprotein; the protein is MQELIFEKGIKHTAHGLNFYMTYFDDIARVLPREAYCFIVGGWVRDRFLGEPVGYHIDVDLLVTCDPRETAKKLAERIGGSYFEFEKKGLLRRPTIATVVLRIPPYKYRFDFAQIKGRDLEKALVEDLLSRDFTANAMAVSIDDVLSIGAKQTLIYDPAHGVEDLEQGLLRPISLKNLEEDPVRILRGFRLAVEKNLELTEDFYEFVKKKKHLVKKAPAERINLELFKILRHPKSYRVLKDLYAYGVLQELFPDTDRWKEIRDQGEHHIYPLEEHVFRVLEALERVIQERDRYLPAELLENFGKMEVHGEFSDIELLKLSALFHDLAKPHTFEIREGKITFYNHDKLGAELVRSYGKTYKWGELAVEFVAKLVREHLRPFYLRESLFKGQLTDRGRANFWRECGDIAGHLFLHAIADAMGSGDQEAEIKKLLETIHDLVSFKREKLSKVPMKALLDGREIMQTLGIAQGPLVGKLKKALEEAQLEGKVKTKEEALEFIKAYYKSLKEEA
- the pstC gene encoding phosphate ABC transporter permease subunit PstC — translated: MTLSIGVKKAIDIALYLFLMLMGAVSILITFGIVWVLLVDTIRFFTHPEGGGFPTSLIRFFTETQWTPTFYNKQIGIWPLINGTFMIAFISMLVSIPLGLVVAIYLSEYASWKVRETVKPWLDFLEAVPTVVYGYFALLFVTPILSKLLEPFGIYVEGMNALAPGIVIGIMILPYTASMIEDAFKGVPQYLREASYSLGASKLRTALFVVLPAAKSGVLSAYLLGFSRAIGETMVVAVAAGMYPQITANPLEPVQTITGYIVQVALGDLPFGSFEYLSIFAAGFMLFVITLILNSIAVYLKSKTVGY
- a CDS encoding type III pantothenate kinase, producing the protein MRVLTLDVGNTSVDVCLFEGSLKYVGKHSHKDVPLLSADLVLVSSVKPSANNTILEKYPHARFIGAEDVPLQSAFEGKERVGIDRLLNLYGAVQLFSKDVVVASFGTAVVLDLAIDGVFQGGFITLGVGTGLECLSQRAELIPKLELKKTIATIGKDTETAILGGFYRQYFHFLEGCLKEWQKAYGKSLSLVLTGGDGWLFEELGIYEPLLIHKAMLLLSGFYSKPL
- a CDS encoding PstS family phosphate ABC transporter substrate-binding protein translates to MRKRMLQSAVLSMGALALLSVPAKAQQIIRIDGSSTVYPLTEGIAEEFQKAKRGAVKVTVGISGTGGGFKKFCRGETDISNASRPILAREMEECRRNGIQYIELPIAYDGLAVVVNPRNNWATCMTVEQLREIWKPESQGKKFMWSDLDPKWPRVEIKLCGPGSDSGTFDYFTEAIVGKARASRGDYLASEDDNVLVQFARRERGALCYFGLAYVEENKGKVKAIQIKNPKTGQCVAPTYQTVQNGTYQPLSRPLFIYVNAKAVEERPEVREFVEFYLKNAGRIARQVGYIALPDRAYRMAEERFRKRVVGTVFGGEPQVGLTIDELLKREARQ